One genomic window of Motacilla alba alba isolate MOTALB_02 chromosome 3, Motacilla_alba_V1.0_pri, whole genome shotgun sequence includes the following:
- the TAAR1 gene encoding trace amine-associated receptor 1 yields MQLCCESVNTSCIRSNWSNSIRISMYIFMVCMILATVVGNLTVIISISHFKQLHTPTNFLILSMATVDFLLGFFVMPCSMVRSVEHCWYFGEFFCKIHSSTDIMLSTASIFHLSFISIDRYYAVCDPLRYKSKINTFVIVVMVCISWMVPAAFAFGMIFLDLNLRGAEKIYNHVHCAGGCFLIFSETSGIVASIVSFYIPGFIMLYIYRKIYSVAKKQARSINAISRKKMQFEMKHHISFCRERKAAKTLGIIMGVFLICWTPFFFFTVTNPFMNYVIPPVLIDALVWFGYLNSTLNPIVYAFFYMWFRRALKIILLGKVFQQDSSRTHLFSD; encoded by the coding sequence ATGCAATTGTGCTGTGAATCCGTAAATACCTCTTGCATAAGGAGCAACTGGTCAAACAGCATCCGTATTTCCATGTACATCTTCATGGTTTGCATGATTCTGGCCACAGTGGTTGGAAATCTGACAGTTATCATCTCAATATCACATTTCAAGCAGCTCCACACGCCTACAAATTTCCTGATACTTTCAATGGCTACAGTAGACTTCCTGCTGGGATTCTTCGTCATGCCTTGCAGCATGGTGCGCTCTGTTGAGCACTGCTGGTATTTTGGGGAGTTCTTCTGCAAGATCCACTCAAGCACGGACATTATGCTGAGCACAGCTTCTATCTTCCATCTTTCCTTCATATCCATCGACCGTTACTATGCTGTGTGTGACCCTTTAAGATACAAATCAAAGATCAATACTTTTGTCATCGTGGTCATGGTGTGTATAAGCTGGATGGTCCCCGCTGCTTTTGCCTTTGGGATGATCTTTCTAGACCTAAACTTGAGAGGGGCAGAAAAGATTTATAATCATGTCCACTGTGCAGGAGGatgctttctcatttttagTGAAACTTCAGGTATTGTGGCCTCCATAGTGTCTTTTTACATCCCTGGATTTATTATGCTGTACATCTATAGGAAAATATACTCTGTAGCCAAGAAGCAGGCAAGATCCATCAATGcaattagcagaaaaaaaatgcaatttgaaaTGAAACACCACATTTCattctgcagagaaaggaaagctgcTAAGACTTTAGGCATCATAATGGGAGTGTTTCTCATCTGCTGGActccattctttttctttacagttaCCAATCCATTTATGAATTACGTGATACCTCCTGTTCTCATTgatgctttggtttggtttggctATTTAAATTCTACACTTAACCCAAttgtttatgcatttttttacatGTGGTTTCGCAGGGCATTGAAGATTATTCTGTTAGGAAAAGTTTTTCAACAGGACTCTTCCAGGACTCATTTGTTCTCAGACTAA